One Vicugna pacos chromosome X, VicPac4, whole genome shotgun sequence DNA window includes the following coding sequences:
- the LOC140691949 gene encoding heat shock transcription factor, X-linked member 3-like: MASQSPDEEYTATAAPAADGEPPAGAPSGSSPDPKVDSREILEKPGDQAESQDPGSQDNQPPQDPNPGPANVDGTHGVLGLSFPRKLWMIVEDEAFKSVRWNDKGDMLIIEEDLFQREVLRRRGADRIFETDSLKSFIRQLNLYGFRKIHLPGTLGRSPGKKRLMIYHNCNFQREKPLLIENMWRKGDPRATARPASSATTPKRKKQAAPPMRCTQFFHQNDSTKDADRKTQREAPRAQVPSGIRAFMLPGVLSAGRVARLVVVQRPSSEQGGPSGEGTSRNVTLVPPATAGRDGAGELPRSPPVCPDPSSVVSTCNTGYCMLLAALLLMAPNQEARGR, translated from the exons ATGGCGAGTCAGAGCCCCGACGAGGAATATACGGCCACGGCGGCCCCCGCAGCTGATGGAGAGCCCCCAGCGGGGGCCCCATCGGGTTCATCCCCGGATCCAAAGGTGGATTCGAGGGAGATTTTGGAGAAGCCCGGCGACCAGGCCGAGAGCCAAGATCCAGGCTCCCAAGACAACCAGCCACCACAGGACCCAAACCCAGGTCCCGCCAACGTGGACGGAACCCACGGTGTTCTTGGGCTCTCCTTCCCGAGAAAGCTCTGGATGATAGTGGAGGACGAGGCCTTCAAGTCCGTGCGCTGGAACGACAAGGGAGACATGCTGATCATCGAGGAAGACCTTTTCCAGCGGGAGGTTCTTCGCCGGCGCGGCGCAGACAGGATCTTTGAAACAGACAGCTTGAAGAGCTTCATCCGCCAACTGAACCTCTACGGGTTCAGGAAAATACACCTGCCCGGCACTCTGGGTCGCTCTCCggggaagaaaaggctgatg ATCTACCACAACTGCAACTTTCAGAGAGAGAAGCCCCTGCTGATCGAGAAcatgtggagaaaaggtgacCCGAGAGCAACTGCTCGGCCCGCTTCCAGCGCAACCACcccaaagagaaagaagcaagccGCCCCACCTATGAGATGCACCCAGTTTTTCCATCAGAATGACTCCACCAAAGATGCCGACAGGAAGACCCAGAGGGAAGCCCCCCGTGCTCAGGTGCCCAGCGGCATCCGGGCCTTCATGCTCCCTGGCGTCCTGTCTGCCGGCCGGGTGGCCAGGTTGGTGGTAGTGCAGCGTCCCTCCAGCGAGCAGGGCGGCCCGAGTGGGGAGGGCACCTCCAGGAATGTCACGCTAGTGCCCCCGGCTACTGCCGGAAGGGACGGTGCAGGGGAGCTGCCCAGAAGCCCCCCCGTTTGCCCCGATCCCAGCTCGGTGGTGTCCACGTGCAACACGGGTTACTGCATGCTGCTCGCGGCCCTTCTGCTCATGGCCCCCAACCAGGAGGCCCGCGGCAGATGA
- the LOC140691950 gene encoding melanoma-associated antigen 8-like: protein MPVVQMGDLHQTEADFQDPREAEDVVVAQEMGAEEEEDASPLSPSSSSSSSSSPCPSSSSSVLFLDTLEEVDDSGTPSAPQSPRGVFSFPTADDAAPPWSQSEDDTSSSQDEERPSTGLDPADAKSSHPDPFHLKAADLVGFLLLKYRTKEPTTKEDMLNAVLRADQDHFPVVLSQASECLQLVFGVDVKKVDPREHLYVLVPTLGLTSDGMLGGGQSLPKNGLLVMLLGVILLEVECATEEKMWEALSVMGVYPGREHFIYGEPRELITKAWVQEGYLEYRQVANSDPARHEFLWGPRAHAETSKLQVLEHFLRVNTRNLCSFLSLSEEVLSNEENWP, encoded by the coding sequence ATGCCTGTGGTTCAGATGGGTGACCTCCACCAGACTGAAGCCGACTTTCAGGACCCAAGAGAGGCTGAGGATGTGGTGGTTGCGCAGGAGAtgggggctgaggaggaggaggatgcatCCCCCTTGTCTCCctcatcctcttcttcctcctcctcctccccctgcccctcctcctcctcctccgtcctGTTCCTGGACAccctggaggaggtggatgaCTCTGGGACACCCAGTGCCCCGCAGAGCCCTCGGGGTGTCTTCTCCTTCCCCACTGCTGACGACGCCGCCCCTCCATGGAGCCAGTCGGAAGACGACACCTCCAGCAGCCAAGATGAGGAGAGGCCCAGCACCGGCCTGGACCCCGCAGATGCCAAGTCCTCACACCCAGACCCATTCCATTTGAAGGCGGCTGACCTGGTGGGCTTCCTGCTCCTCAAGTACCGCACAAAGGAGCCAACCACAAAGGAAGACATGCTGAATGCGGTCCTCAGAGCtgaccaggaccacttccctgtggtcttgagccaagcctctgagtgtctgcagctggtctttggggtggatgtgaagaaggtggaccccagggagcacttgtatgtcctggtccccaccctgggcctcaccagTGACGGGATGCTGGGCGGTGGGCAGAGCTTGCCCAAGAACGGCCTCCTGGTGATGCTCCTAGGTGTGATCCTCCTGGAGGTAGAGTGCGCCACTGAGGAGAAGATGTGGGAGGCACTGAGTGTCATGGGGGTGTATCCcgggagggagcacttcatctacggggagcccagggagctcATCACCAAagcgtgggtgcaggaggggtacctggagtaccggcaggtggccaacagcgatcccgctcgccacgagttcctgtgggggccccgggcccatgcggagaccagcaagctgcaagtcctggagCATTTCCTCAGGGTCAATACAAGGAATCTCTGTTCCTTCCTGTCCCTGTCTGAAGAGGTATTGAGTAATGAGGAAAATTGGCCCTGA
- the LOC140691844 gene encoding melanoma-associated antigen 8-like: MTGGASGGLRGESQLLPRLKVHRRPSTSRRAPVRPRAPLERRPARGSPFVTPSLAPLGCPTPLIVPPVEMSELRKAAEDLQDPRDSRGLMDVQQMEAEREGGASPWSSSSSVSSSYSACAVSLLHDAAPSMVTDLVGFLLLKYHRKQPTTRAEMLSIFLREYQDHFPAVFSQASEYMQLVFGVDVKEVDPGGHWYVLVPTLGLTCDGMLGDGQSMPKNGLLVMLLCMIHLEGERLPEEEVWGALSKLGLRAGREHFIYGEPRELITKVWVQEGYLEYRQVANSDPARFEFLWGPRAHAEISNLQVLEHLHRASRRGPSSFPSLSDEAASDEEEEA, translated from the exons ATGACGGGCGGGGCCTCAGGCGGGCTGAGGGGggaatctcagctcctgccaagactcaag GTTCACAGACGACCGTCCACCAGCaggagagcccctgtgaggccgagggcacccctggagaggagacca gcccgtgggtccccatTTGTCACCCCTTCCCTCGCTCCTCTCGGCTGCCCGACACCACTCATCGTGCCTCCCGTTGAGATGAGTGAGCTCCGCAAGGCTGCGGAAGACCTTCAGGACCCGAGAGACTCCCGGGGCCTGATGGATGTTCAGCAGATGGAGGCTGAGCGGGAGGGGGGCGCATCCccctggtcctcctcctcctcagtctcctcttcctactctgccTGTGCCGTGTCCCTGCTCCATGATGCAGCGCCTTCGATGGTGACTGACCTGGTGGGTTTCCTGCTCCTCAAGTATCACCGGAAGCAGCCGACCACCAGGGCAGAAATGCTGAGTATCTTCCTCAGAGAataccaggaccacttccctgcgGTCTTCAGCCAGGCCTCTGAGTACATGCAGCTGGtgtttggggtggatgtgaaggaggtggatcCCGGGGGCCACTGgtatgtcctggtccccaccctgggcctcacctgtgATGGGATGCTGGGCGATGGGCAGAGCATGCCCAAGAACGGCCTCCTGGTGATGCTCCTTTGCATGATCCACCTGGAGGGAGAGCGCCTCCCTGAGGAGGAGGTGTGGGGAGCACTGAGCAAGCTGGGGCTGcgtgctgggagggagcacttcatctacggggagcccagggagctcATCACCAaagtgtgggtgcaggaggggtacctggagtaccggcaggtggccaacagcgatcccgctcgctTCGAGTTCCTGTGGGGCCCCCGGGCCCACGCGGAGATCAGCAACTTGCAAGTCCTGGAGCATTTACACAGGGCCAGTAGACGGGGTCCCAGTTCCTTCCCATCCCTGTCAGATGAGGCTGCtagtgatgaggaagaggaggcctgA